tctttgttttgttttgtttggaaAGTTCCttctttctatatatattttccatatgaGCTATATCTGTTCTTATTAGTTAACATTTATTCAAGAATCCTGACTTATTTTGTCTCGACTGGTTGATGTCCTTCAAATGATCCTCTACGTGTAGGTCAATCTGAATATGAGTCATCCAGCACAACTGTAAGTACCTCTCTGATATTACTAGttattgggaaaaaaattcatgattaAGCTGATATACCTGTGTCTGTTGTAGATTTTTGTTGGAGGACTCGACTCTGAAGTCACTGATGATATGCTCAGAGAGTCTTTTTCTCCATTTGGTGAGCTTGTCTCTGTGAAAATACCAGCTAGAAAGGGATGTGGTTTTGTACAATATGCAATAAGGTaatattgttttgtggttTCTTTGTGCTTGTGACTGCAACTTCTGAAATCATTCTTAGTTACTTTAAGAATTTCTTGAATATGGAGATGGTGCCGAGcgatataatttaaatactatatggatatgtatatatgtaagGATTGTCTCTTCCAGCAGTTAGATACTGTTTTGTGAAGAgactttttttcttatactacattttttattttatgggtGGGAAACATGGATTTTCAATCACTAAGCAATAAAATGACCTATATAATTTTGCATTTCAACAGAAGCAATGCTGAGGATGCAATGCACAGATTAAATGGGGCAGTTATTGGTAAACAGAAGGTTCGCCTTTCCTGGGGCCGGAGTTTAAACAACAAGCAGGTAAATCCAATGTCCTGGATAGCAATTGTCTAATTATGTTCGAGTGAAATGTATAGGgttttgaaatatatgtaGAGGGCTCCCATGGTATGTTTTATCAGTTAATTTGTGTTTGGCAGCCGAGAGGGGATTATAATCAGTGGAACGCAAGACAAGGTTACAACGGACCTGGCTATGGTGGTCCAGGCTATTGGGTGGCTTCTTCAAATGGTAGCAGGAGCCGCGAGCAATCAGTCAGCTAGTCCTAATACAACCACCACGGTCAATGTTGTAGAACCAGTTATCCAGTcagagagtttttttttttaattgggaTTAAAAATTTTGGTGTGGAAGTTTGCTGGAATTGGTTAATTTACTCATTCTTTGTAGGTCTGACAgtgttaaatttatttcactATGGATTATATATGGCTTGTTATATTGTGATTTATGAGTTGATATTTTGCTTATGTGCTTTTCACACTTCTTACTAGTGAAATAATAATTAGGCCAAATGTGTTTTGTGAATTTCTTAAAAACTTTTCttattgtttatttgaatGTAACCAATCCTCTTTTGTTCAAGATTGTCTTTGactttgtgtttgtgttggtGAAAGGTTGAAGGTAGAAATAAACACTTGATTTGTGATTCGGCAGTATAATACAATGTTTGTTTCTGTGCCTTCTATATATGTATCACTCAGTAagttatgataaatttattgtatgaTTAGTAATTAATGGCTTGTTTCTTCAAGAACAACTTTGCCTGAGAACTTAGAATCAATTTAGTTTTACCTTTGGataaaaagtttttcaaaCGAAACCTTGACAATTAGATTTAGGTAATGTTTTGAAAACCTACCGATAAGCAAATCTACGAAACTATATTCAATTATGGTTCAACTGATCCGACCAATTTCAATTATCACTCGGACGCATGAACTCCATCAGTATTAAACCCACACTAAGACAAATAAACCTTAATTGTagattaataataaaaaactttAATCGGATAGTGAGCACAACACGcacctttcattttcttccttttttccaGCTCTAATAGTTCACAGTGTTAATTCTGTGTGTTCTTGCTTTTAAATCTTTTTGATATGTGATCTTGGCTTTAGCTCATTTATAAATGTTCCTTTTTCGGTTACTTGTGTATTTTATCTTAACAAAGAATTATTCTTATAATGCATTACTATTTTGTGCTGGTGAGAGAGCAGAAATATCGtcattaatatcatttgatcaaataaaattggcAACTGAACTAGTGACAAAATTAGTTACTACATCTCcaatgaataaagtatgaacaaaaatgaaagagatTAGGAGatctttcaaaattttatctcAACAACTAGTTTCCTATAAACAGAGGAATTCTGGTGCTGTAATAAGCAGAGGGCAGCTGCAATAATTTAGACTAATTTAGCTTGTAAACAAAAGCAAGCCAGCTGCATTGCTATGAGTTCTTGGGAATTCACTCTTTATAAGGAGGCCATCTTCATTCCCTCTTTACACCATTCAaacacaaaagaaaaacaaaaaaagcaaaatgaaGGGTGCAAGTGTAAGTGTAAGTGCAAGTGAAAGCATTTTGCTGCTCTCTCTTGCCTGTGTTGCGCTTTGTGCGCAGTGCTATGGCGGTACTAAAGGGTTCGATCCTCTTACGAAATTCATCAAAGGTCGAACCGCAAAAGGATGGGAGAATTATGGCACCACCAAGGTTGTGTCTGATGAATACAAGCCTGTTTATGTTGGACCTCAAGAGGGACTCAAGAAGGCTGACATGGTTTCGAGTTTGCCGGGCCAACCACAGGTCAACTTCTCTCAGTACTCGGGGTATGTGACCGTGGACCCTGATGCCGGTAGAGCTCTCTTCTACTACTTTGCTGAATCCCAAGACCCCTCGACCACGCCTCTCGTGTTATGGCTCAATGGAGGTAAGTAATTAGTATATATGCCACCATTCTTAAgatgtgttattttttgcCAATGATTAAGTGAATGAATGTTGTTGGTGTAGGGCCTGGTTGCTCATCTTTAGGGGGTGGTGCAATGACAGAATTGGGACCTTTTAGAGTGAATCCAGATGGGGAAACTCTTTGGTACAATCAATACAGTTGGAACAATGGTTTGTTATTTTATCACTTTGAATCCAACTTGTTTGTGTCTGAGAATTGATTCATGTTAATTTGTGGTCTCTGACTCTCTATTTGGTGCAGTGGCAAATGTGATCTTCCTCGAATCCCCGGCTGGTGTGGGATTTTCTTACTCGAACAGGACATCGAAATACACCACTGGGGACGAGCAAACAGCGCAAGATTCCTACACCTTCCTAGTGAACTGGCTGGAGAGGTTCCCCGAGTACAAAGCCCGGGAGATGTACATAACCGGAGCGAGCTATGCCGGCCACTACGTGCCTCAGCTGGCTTCACTCATCATACAGAACAACAAAATCACCAATCAAACTTCCATCAACTTGAAAGGAATTGCTGTGAGttagtttgattttgaactaaaaatattcaccaTGTATGACAAAAATGTGAGTGTTGGTTTGCAGATTGGCAATGCACTGATTGATTTGGAGGATTACCAGAAAGGTTATTATGATTTTCTAGGGAGACATGCTCTCATATCCAATGAAACTCATCAAGGAATCTTGAAAAGTTgtgattttagtttaaatGGGACTAAATCAGATGAGTGCTATGATTACTTATCTGAGGCTTTAGATTCAGAAGGCCGTATCTTCCCTTATAACATCTATGCTTCCTGGTGTTCatcctccttctcctcctcttcctcggTAAAAAACCTCGGCCGTCTCTTGAATCTAGTGATTCTTGTGTTGACAAGCATGTCTTTTCATGTGTAGATACCATCAGGATTTGATCCGTGCTCTGATATATATGTCGAGTTATACCTAAACACCCCTCAAGTTCAGACAGCCCTTCATGTGACAGCGATCCCCGTATCTTGGACCGAATGCAGGTACTAAAACCTTCTCACACTCACCACAAGTCACAACATCTTGCAACATAATTTCAATAATGTTGCATTTGTGCAGTGGGGATGATTGGAATGACTCACCATTCACAGTGTTATCTACCATCAAGGAGTTGATGTCTGAGGGGCTTAGAGTGTGGATATTTAGGTATGTATTCATGGAAAAAAGTGTGTAGTAAAAGAAATGGATGATGATCTtggggtgtgtgtgtgtgtgcagtggAGACACGGACAGCGTGGTGCCAGTGACAGCCACGATGTATTCAATGGCGAAGATGGGGGTACCGGTGAAGACTCCATGGTACCCTTGGTACATCCAAGAAGAGGTGGGAGGATACGTTGTGGAGTATGAGAATATAACGTTTGTGACCGTGAGAGGAGCCGGACACATGGTGCCTAGTTACCAGCCGGAGCGTGCTCTAACAGTCTTCACTTCGTTCTTGGAGGGGAAGCTTCCTCCATCTCTGTCTTAGTCTAAGACATGATCAAATGTATTAGCACTACTATAGTAACAAGTGTTGCACATCTTGTCCTTGATTCAATATTTATGCAATCTGTGATGAATAATAGTGCTCAATAATTTATCAACACTACTCTTGATTGAAATCATACAAgaaaagtagtactagtactataagtCTGTCCAAATATCAAATATGGCAACAAATGATTGGtttcatatactactatttgaaTATAGTACCAAAAAAATCAGCCTAATTTACTTAGTGTACCAAAATAATACATTCCGTCAAGGCCCTACTAACACCAATTCTTCTAATTACATCATGCATACAAAAGGTTTCACTaatgtttcaaatttgtacaaaataattttaaaacacCGATGACAGAATGTATCAAGATGAGGCCAAATGaaacaataattattactGTACAACTCTTAACTTCTTGATTAAAAGCATCaaagttaaaattgaaaattaaggCAAAACACGTAACTTTCATCCAACTAAATACATAGTAGGATTGagtataataaaacaaatttaacaaaaaatagcTATTAATTATAGTGAGACAAAATTATACGTACATGTACaactatacaaataaaaacaattcggTGCTGCGTCACTGTAACTATCCTCTTAAATAGCCAATTTTATTCACATTGAACTACACCATATATCTCGTCTTAATTATTGTTCTAGTACCACAATTACTCAAAAGAAATTCTTCTAAAAgaaattcttcttcttctttaggCATACCTTATTAATTaggtactactactactactttattcGTTCTATAAAagtatttatagtatttaatttcttataaaattttcttctattttccttctctttttctGGGTGACGAATGCGTAAAACAATGCATGCACTTAAACTATCAGCCATATACATAGAAATaactttttgtatttttgttcatttgtTCATGTGTAAGGTTAACTTTATTCCACCaactacaaatttttttgCAACAACAATTTGAGGGTAACATAGCCCTTACTTTATGAATTGGAAATTAGgggataaaattatgtttgtCATTTAAGCATGACTTGGATGTCATGTAGACACACAAATATTGACATCGTCAAACATCGTACAGATAAAacattttgtttcaattaagTCAACTTGAATATTTTAGTATCAACGTGTAATTAATAATGGTGAAACTTTTGTATGATGGTGTAATTATcagataatttaattaagccgATGATTCGGATGCAATTTAGGTAAAAACTGACGTTGTGAAACACCGATGACGGAATGTATCAAAATGTGGccaaatgaaaacaataattatGACAACTCTTAACTTCATATACCAAAATGAAACAATTAGTTAAATTAAGTTatggataagaataaaattttggatcTACTGCCACCCTTCACTAATTAAGGAGgtataactatataaatttattttgaattgtagAGCGAATACAAATTGAACAAGAATCTTGAGCTACAAAATGGAGGGaaagaaacaaaagcaaaaagggcatacaaaacataattaatgatgtataattattgtttgttACAAAATTAGTGTGTTTGGATCAATAGAAGGAGCGGATCAAGGGCCAGACTGCGAATTTCATAAGCCCAACTTTGCAGTGGATGCCGTGGTGCTGCCCGCATGCAAAGTAGTACGGCTGCCACCTCTTCAACACGAACCGGAAGCCGTCTCCTCCTCCCTCATTCACATCCCCAATCTTCTTGGCTCTCCTCAGATCACAGTTTTGGAAACTCTGGAAATCGCTCAGCAGGTAAACACTGTGTGGGAATGTGGTGTCGTTTGGCGGGTCGTACTTGAACACTGCATATtcatatataggggtgcgttaaaataaaacaatatcataTGCATGACAAAAAACTATGAACATTTTATGCAATTGCAATTAacattttacatatataaaggACTACCCCATGTAAACACTATGTGGGAATGTGGTGTCGTTGCGTATTCGGTAATCATATATACTTTTATCAGTCACATCGACAAAATAATGATCCTGACTACTTTATAAATGAGTGGATAACCACCTTCCTCTTataaggccttttaagggggtGAGTAGTTCATTTCTAACGATCAGAACAAACACAGACAAACAAAGAGAGATTGTAGTTATGTTAGGTACCTAAGGTGTCATTCAAGAAGAAGGGGGCATTCTTGATGGACCAGTCGGTGTAGTTGAAGCCGAAGCGCCAGTTTTGGGATCCGCCAACGACCAATGTGTTGGAGGTGTAGGTCATGTTTCTGGGGCTGTAGCCCCAGAAACCACCTGCGCCGCCGTTGCCCCAGTTCTTGTTAGCATCGGCAATGCTCAAGATCGATGTCGATATGagaacaagaacaagaagagTGCATTTTGCtgccattttttcttttgttttgagCTAATTGAAGGGTTGTTAGCTTAAGATTGAGTGTTTCAAGGAGGGAggggtttagggtttatatacttgttatttttgttatgtgtcttttttttttctttagttgGTTGGTAAATTTGCATATCGGAGAATTATTAAGGTTTGGCGggtttatttttcttggaattATTTTCCAAGTCATCCACTTAATGTCATGATTATTATACATCGCGTTTTGCCGATTATGTCACTTAATtctaattgtttttatttgtgtggGTTGGAGTGTGTGTAAGAATGGATAAATGCAATTGGTCGGAAAGCATAGAGAAACtagtgaaattaaaatgttgaATAAAAAACTAGTGATATGCAATTGGCCCCGTGAATAGAGCAAACCATTGTCTACCTTGTTTTctaatttggatttaaattcaattattataattgtttGTGTCAAATCTGTCTATTTAATGGGACTGAATTTATTCGCAGTAAACTAGAA
The genomic region above belongs to Salvia hispanica cultivar TCC Black 2014 chromosome 3, UniMelb_Shisp_WGS_1.0, whole genome shotgun sequence and contains:
- the LOC125210964 gene encoding uncharacterized protein LOC125210964, which produces MAAKCTLLVLVLISTSILSIADANKNWGNGGAGGFWGYSPRNMTYTSNTLVVGGSQNWRFGFNYTDWSIKNAPFFLNDTLVFKYDPPNDTTFPHSVYLLSDFQSFQNCDLRRAKKIGDVNEGGGDGFRFVLKRWQPYYFACGQHHGIHCKVGLMKFAVWPLIRSFY
- the LOC125213040 gene encoding serine carboxypeptidase 1-like, yielding MKGASVSVSASESILLLSLACVALCAQCYGGTKGFDPLTKFIKGRTAKGWENYGTTKVVSDEYKPVYVGPQEGLKKADMVSSLPGQPQVNFSQYSGYVTVDPDAGRALFYYFAESQDPSTTPLVLWLNGGPGCSSLGGGAMTELGPFRVNPDGETLWYNQYSWNNVANVIFLESPAGVGFSYSNRTSKYTTGDEQTAQDSYTFLVNWLERFPEYKAREMYITGASYAGHYVPQLASLIIQNNKITNQTSINLKGIAIGNALIDLEDYQKGYYDFLGRHALISNETHQGILKSCDFSLNGTKSDECYDYLSEALDSEGRIFPYNIYASWCSSSFSSSSSIPSGFDPCSDIYVELYLNTPQVQTALHVTAIPVSWTECSGDDWNDSPFTVLSTIKELMSEGLRVWIFSGDTDSVVPVTATMYSMAKMGVPVKTPWYPWYIQEEVGGYVVEYENITFVTVRGAGHMVPSYQPERALTVFTSFLEGKLPPSLS